From one Gemella morbillorum genomic stretch:
- a CDS encoding alpha-ketoacid dehydrogenase subunit beta, with amino-acid sequence MTKETKIMTIREAIKEAMTHEMREDENVFLMGEDVGIFGGDFGTTVGMLEEFGSERVIDTPISEAAICGAAAGAASVGMRPIVDVTFMDFVTIGMDAIVNQAAPMRYMLGGEVQVPVTYRCASGSGTGAAAQHCKALEAWFCHIPGLKVVAPGTAGDVYSILRAAIRDNNPVIYIEPKALFGRKGEVELGKVGVIGKGDIKAEGTDVTLVSWGRMLERSLQAAEELKQEGISVEVVDPITLVPLDTDLIVKSVQKTGKLVVCHDSFKTGGFGGEIVARIAESDAFDFLDSPIYRVAGADTNIPSAKNLEKLVVPDVEDIKATIKKAVNKK; translated from the coding sequence ATGACTAAAGAAACAAAAATTATGACAATTCGTGAAGCCATAAAAGAAGCTATGACTCACGAAATGCGTGAAGATGAAAATGTATTTTTAATGGGTGAAGATGTAGGTATTTTCGGAGGGGACTTCGGTACAACAGTAGGTATGTTGGAAGAATTTGGTTCTGAACGTGTTATCGACACACCTATTAGTGAAGCTGCAATTTGTGGAGCTGCGGCTGGAGCAGCATCAGTAGGTATGCGTCCAATCGTAGACGTAACATTTATGGACTTCGTAACAATTGGTATGGATGCTATCGTTAACCAAGCAGCACCAATGCGTTATATGTTAGGTGGAGAAGTTCAAGTGCCAGTTACTTATCGTTGTGCATCTGGTTCTGGAACTGGAGCGGCTGCTCAACACTGTAAAGCTTTAGAAGCATGGTTCTGTCACATTCCAGGTCTTAAAGTAGTAGCACCAGGTACTGCAGGAGATGTTTACTCAATCTTAAGAGCTGCAATCAGAGATAACAACCCAGTTATCTACATCGAGCCTAAAGCGTTATTTGGACGTAAAGGTGAGGTGGAATTAGGTAAAGTTGGTGTAATTGGAAAAGGTGATATCAAAGCTGAGGGTACTGACGTAACATTAGTATCTTGGGGAAGAATGTTAGAACGTAGTTTACAAGCTGCAGAAGAATTAAAACAAGAAGGAATCTCAGTAGAAGTAGTAGACCCAATTACATTAGTACCATTAGATACAGACTTAATAGTTAAATCTGTACAAAAAACAGGAAAATTAGTAGTATGTCACGACTCATTCAAAACTGGTGGATTTGGAGGAGAAATCGTTGCACGTATCGCAGAAAGTGATGCATTTGATTTCTTAGATAGCCCAATTTACCGTGTTGCAGGAGCCGACACTAACATTCCATCAGCTAAAAACTTAGAAAAATTAGTTGTACCTGATGTTGAAGACATCAAAGCAACAATTAAAAAAGCTGTAAATAAAAAATAA
- a CDS encoding mannitol-1-phosphate 5-dehydrogenase, with product MKNLHFGAGNIGRGFIGELLNKSGYHITFVDINKDVVNGLKCRDTYTIKILDENIEEIELNNFDALNIAEEKEELYKAIGEVELVTTSIGPNVLPIIAKDIAEGLKLKVANNNTKLLDIIACENMIAGSDFLKQEIYKQLTEEEQKFVEACVGFPNSAVDRIVPAQKHEDVLLVEVEKFCEWVIEEDKIKVEKNKNIENVHYVKDLNPFIERKLFTVNTGHAALSYIANYLGIELVSDGAKHTEVRKDFIAVLEETSALLEKKWGFSKEEMTAYRNKTIKRFENPRIVDNVSRICRTPIRKLGYNERFIKPIRETEELGLPNSALLKACSYILTFKSIEDEQSLKLAELIVEKGVVETLREVTELTDEVLLNKIKDSYEKLI from the coding sequence ATGAAAAATTTACATTTTGGAGCAGGGAATATAGGACGTGGTTTTATAGGGGAACTACTTAATAAATCGGGATATCATATAACATTTGTAGATATTAATAAAGATGTAGTCAATGGTTTAAAATGCCGTGACACATATACTATAAAAATATTAGATGAGAATATAGAAGAAATAGAGCTAAATAATTTTGATGCTTTAAATATAGCGGAGGAAAAAGAAGAACTTTACAAAGCTATAGGAGAGGTCGAACTCGTTACTACATCTATAGGACCAAATGTGCTACCTATAATAGCAAAAGATATTGCAGAAGGTTTGAAATTAAAAGTTGCAAATAATAACACAAAATTATTAGATATTATTGCTTGTGAAAATATGATAGCAGGATCAGATTTTCTAAAACAAGAAATTTATAAGCAGCTTACAGAAGAAGAACAAAAATTTGTAGAGGCATGTGTAGGTTTTCCGAATTCAGCGGTAGATAGAATAGTTCCAGCCCAAAAGCATGAGGATGTACTATTAGTAGAAGTAGAGAAGTTTTGTGAATGGGTTATAGAAGAAGATAAGATAAAAGTAGAAAAAAATAAAAATATAGAAAATGTACACTACGTAAAAGATTTAAATCCGTTTATTGAAAGAAAATTATTCACAGTAAATACGGGGCATGCCGCTCTTAGTTACATAGCTAACTATTTAGGTATAGAGTTGGTATCTGATGGAGCCAAGCATACAGAAGTTAGAAAAGACTTTATTGCTGTCTTAGAAGAAACTAGTGCATTGCTTGAGAAAAAATGGGGATTTTCTAAAGAGGAGATGACAGCGTATAGAAATAAAACTATTAAACGTTTTGAGAATCCTCGTATAGTAGACAATGTTTCTAGAATTTGTCGCACACCTATTAGAAAATTAGGTTATAATGAAAGATTTATTAAACCTATTAGGGAAACTGAGGAGTTAGGATTGCCTAATTCAGCTTTATTAAAAGCATGTTCATATATACTGACATTTAAATCAATTGAAGATGAACAATCTCTAAAGCTTGCGGAGTTAATCGTAGAAAAAGGTGTAGTTGAAACACTACGTGAAGTAACAGAATTAACTGATGAAGTATTGTTAAATAAAATAAAAGATAGTTACGAGAAGTTAATATAA
- a CDS encoding thiamine pyrophosphate-dependent dehydrogenase E1 component subunit alpha, whose product MVKTSKDLTKQEHLEMYELMHLIRDFDMELSKLYSRGLVHGMTHYSVGEEAANVGAIYPLRKEDLMFSNHRGHGQTIAKGIEIDRMMAEILGKETGQCKGRGGSMHVYDLEQGNMGCNGIVGGGHGLSTGAALAQKMKKTGNIVICCMGDGATNEGSFHECLNMASNWDLPLIFYVINNKYGISMAQERCMRVEKITERAASYRIKGIHVEDGNDVLAVYDAMQEAIEHARSGKGPVLVEAVSYRWFGHSASDAGKYRSREEVAEWKLKDPNVKYKNYLLENGIATEAELKEIEDRSIATINEAVEFAKESPFADGSIAFQDNYAD is encoded by the coding sequence ATGGTAAAAACATCAAAAGATTTAACTAAACAAGAGCATTTAGAAATGTATGAACTAATGCACCTTATTAGAGATTTTGATATGGAGTTAAGTAAACTATACTCTCGTGGTTTAGTTCACGGTATGACTCACTATTCAGTAGGAGAGGAAGCGGCTAACGTTGGAGCTATTTATCCGTTAAGAAAAGAAGACCTAATGTTTTCTAATCACCGTGGTCACGGTCAAACTATTGCTAAAGGTATAGAAATTGATCGTATGATGGCTGAAATCCTAGGTAAAGAAACGGGTCAATGTAAAGGACGTGGTGGAAGTATGCACGTTTATGACCTTGAACAAGGAAACATGGGATGTAATGGTATCGTAGGTGGTGGACACGGATTAAGTACTGGTGCCGCTCTAGCTCAAAAAATGAAAAAAACAGGAAATATTGTTATTTGCTGTATGGGTGATGGTGCTACTAACGAAGGAAGCTTCCATGAGTGCTTAAACATGGCATCTAACTGGGATTTACCACTTATTTTCTACGTAATCAATAATAAATATGGTATCTCAATGGCGCAAGAAAGATGTATGCGTGTTGAAAAGATTACTGAGCGTGCAGCTTCATATAGAATCAAAGGAATCCATGTAGAAGATGGTAATGACGTATTAGCAGTATATGATGCAATGCAAGAAGCTATCGAACACGCTAGAAGTGGTAAAGGACCTGTTTTAGTAGAAGCAGTATCTTACAGATGGTTTGGACACTCAGCTTCTGATGCTGGTAAATATCGTAGCCGTGAAGAAGTTGCTGAATGGAAACTTAAAGATCCTAACGTAAAATATAAAAATTACTTATTAGAAAATGGAATTGCTACAGAAGCAGAATTAAAAGAAATTGAAGATAGATCAATAGCAACTATCAACGAAGCAGTAGAATTTGCTAAAGAATCACCATTTGCTGATGGTTCAATTGCGTTCCAAGATAACTACGCTGACTAA
- a CDS encoding PTS sugar transporter subunit IIA translates to MNLKKQDIRLGQEISNKEEAIRKAGEILVENGYVDADYIPAMLEREEIVSTYMGNFIAIPHGTDEAKKSIKSTGISIIQIPGGVSFSKPEDTEDKMVFIVFGIAGKDGEHLELLSKIAIFCSEQENVIKLVNAATEEEVITLLSEVE, encoded by the coding sequence ATGAATTTAAAAAAACAAGATATTAGGTTAGGGCAAGAAATTAGTAATAAAGAAGAAGCAATAAGAAAAGCTGGAGAAATCTTAGTAGAAAATGGATATGTTGATGCTGACTATATTCCAGCAATGTTAGAAAGGGAGGAAATAGTATCGACATATATGGGGAATTTTATCGCTATTCCGCACGGGACAGATGAGGCTAAAAAATCGATAAAAAGCACAGGAATTTCAATAATACAAATACCAGGAGGAGTTTCATTTTCTAAGCCAGAAGATACTGAAGATAAAATGGTGTTTATCGTATTTGGTATTGCTGGAAAAGATGGAGAGCACTTGGAACTTTTATCAAAAATTGCAATTTTCTGTTCTGAACAAGAAAATGTTATTAAACTAGTGAATGCAGCTACGGAAGAAGAAGTAATAACTTTATTGTCAGAAGTAGAATAA
- a CDS encoding L-lactate permease, producing the protein MFLNTVWSQQYNPSGNIWVSAAIAVLPIIIFLISLVIFKLKGYTAGALSILSSAIIAYTFYKMPVDKIAGAAEQGVVSGLWPVASIVLSAIFLYKLTVKIGCFDIIKQSISSISSDKRIQVLLIAFSFNAFLEGAAGFGAPVAITAAILVGLGFKPLQAAAICLVANIAGGAYGAMGIPVTIPASLTELDAVSLGKATSIILCLVTLIVTFLLVFMVDGLKGIKETLPAILVSGGSFAITQFIFLNFVGPELVDVVSAIISLLSLVIFLRFWSPKNILSIEQNILEEKQELSLKKVTTAWLPFILLTLFVTILNTSFFKQLIQNGNPKIGQKPGVLNSLIFNFPYYIDGTVAKVAPITKDPTPIKAIFSFAPFTSTTTAIALAAILTIIIFRVRGRIIKLVLKETFLELWSPILTICSVLAFAYISTYSGMSSTLGLALANTGKIFPLLSPILGWIGVFLTGSVVNSGSLFAGLQSITASQIGVDPTLLVAANITGGAIAKMISPQSIAVAAAAVGLVNKDSEIFKETIKWSIILLIFAGILNLILTH; encoded by the coding sequence ATGTTTTTAAATACTGTTTGGAGTCAGCAATACAATCCAAGCGGCAATATTTGGGTATCTGCCGCCATCGCTGTGCTTCCTATTATTATTTTTCTTATTTCATTAGTTATCTTTAAATTAAAAGGTTATACAGCAGGGGCTTTAAGTATTCTGAGCTCAGCTATTATAGCTTATACCTTTTATAAAATGCCAGTCGACAAAATTGCTGGTGCAGCTGAACAAGGAGTAGTCTCAGGTTTATGGCCTGTTGCTAGCATTGTTCTATCTGCAATATTTTTATATAAACTAACTGTCAAAATTGGATGTTTTGACATTATAAAACAAAGTATTTCATCAATATCATCTGATAAAAGAATTCAAGTTCTTCTTATTGCATTTTCTTTTAATGCGTTTTTAGAAGGTGCAGCCGGTTTTGGAGCACCTGTTGCTATTACTGCTGCTATTTTAGTCGGTCTAGGTTTTAAACCTTTACAAGCTGCTGCTATCTGTTTAGTTGCAAATATTGCTGGTGGTGCTTATGGTGCAATGGGTATTCCCGTGACAATTCCAGCAAGTCTTACTGAGTTAGATGCAGTATCTCTAGGGAAAGCTACTTCGATTATTTTATGCCTAGTAACACTTATCGTAACTTTCTTATTGGTATTTATGGTAGATGGGCTTAAAGGAATAAAAGAAACTCTTCCTGCAATTTTAGTTTCAGGTGGATCTTTCGCTATCACACAGTTTATTTTCTTAAATTTTGTTGGTCCAGAATTAGTTGATGTAGTTTCTGCAATTATTAGTTTACTTTCATTAGTTATATTCTTAAGATTCTGGAGTCCAAAAAATATTTTATCAATAGAACAAAATATACTGGAAGAAAAACAAGAACTCTCTCTAAAAAAAGTAACTACAGCTTGGTTACCATTTATTTTATTAACTTTATTTGTTACTATTTTGAATACTAGTTTCTTTAAACAATTAATTCAAAACGGTAACCCCAAAATTGGTCAAAAACCTGGAGTTTTAAATTCTTTAATCTTTAATTTTCCTTATTATATAGATGGTACTGTAGCTAAAGTTGCTCCTATTACTAAGGATCCTACACCTATAAAAGCTATATTTAGTTTTGCACCTTTTACGTCAACTACTACAGCTATAGCTCTTGCTGCTATTCTTACTATAATAATTTTTAGAGTACGTGGTCGCATAATTAAACTAGTTTTAAAAGAAACTTTCCTTGAACTTTGGTCACCTATTCTTACTATATGTTCAGTTTTAGCATTTGCTTATATTTCTACATACTCAGGAATGTCTTCTACTTTAGGATTAGCATTAGCAAATACCGGAAAAATATTCCCATTACTTTCTCCTATTCTAGGTTGGATTGGAGTATTTCTTACTGGATCTGTTGTTAATAGTGGTTCACTATTTGCAGGTTTACAATCTATTACCGCTTCTCAGATTGGTGTAGATCCTACATTATTAGTAGCTGCGAATATCACAGGAGGAGCTATCGCAAAAATGATTTCACCTCAGTCAATTGCTGTTGCTGCTGCTGCTGTAGGTTTAGTAAATAAGGATAGTGAGATTTTCAAAGAAACCATTAAATGGAGTATTATCTTACTTATTTTTGCAGGTATACTGAATTTAATACTTACACATTAA